In Fusobacterium nucleatum, the genomic stretch ACATAATCTAACAAGAGAGAAATTTTCAAAATCTTTATTGTCATTACAAAATATTTTACTTACACCACTTAAAGATAGGCTTTTAAAGTTTCTATATAGTTTAAATAGAGCTGAAATATTATTAACTCATGAAGAAATAGCAAGGAATTTAGGGAGTTCAAGAGAAGTTATAAGTAGGAATTTAAAAATTTTAGAAAAAGAAAATTTTTTAAAAATAAATAGAAAAAAAATTATTATATTAGATAGGGGTGATATATTATGAAAAAACCAATTATTGGAATTTCTGCAAGTATGATATATGAAGAAAAAGATGAACTATTCTTAGGAGATAAATATTCTTGTGCTGCTTACTCTTATATAGATGCAGTGTATAAATCATGGGGAATTCCAGTTACTCTACCAATTTTAAAAGATGTTTCTGCAATAAGAGAACAAGTAAAATTACTAGATGGTTTAATTTTATCAGGTGGCCGCGATGTTGACCCTCATTTTTATGGAGAAGAACCTTTGGAAAAATTAGAAGCTATTTTTCCTGAAAGAGATATACATGAAATGGCTTTAATTAAATCAGCTATTGATTTAAAAAAACCTATTCTTGCAATATGTCGTGGTATGCAAATACTTAATGTTACTTATGGTGGAACATTATATCAAGATATTTCTTATGCACCAGGAGAGCATATAAAACATTATCAAATAGGTTCACCTTATCAAGCAACCCATACAATAAAAATTGATAAAAATTCAACTTTATTTAAAATGGCAGATAAAATGGAAATTGAAAGGGTGAATTCTTTTCATCACCAAGCATTGAAACAAGTAGCAAAGGGACTTAAAGTTGTTGCAACAGCTCCTGATGGAATAATTGAGGCTGTGGAAGCTGAAAATGAAGATGGAATATTTGTAATGGGTGTACAATTTCACCCTGAAATGATGTTTGATAAAAGTACTTTTGCAAGGGGGATATTTAAAAAGTTTATTAATATTTGTATAGATAGTAGACCAGCAGAAGTAATTTTAAAAAATGAAATTCATCATATAGAAGAACATGAAGAAAAAAATATTGATGAAAAGATAAAAGAATTTGAAGATGAAGAAAAGAAAGAATTTTTTAGAGGGGACTTATAATCCCCTTTTTTTCTAGGCTAAAAA encodes the following:
- a CDS encoding gamma-glutamyl-gamma-aminobutyrate hydrolase family protein; protein product: MKKPIIGISASMIYEEKDELFLGDKYSCAAYSYIDAVYKSWGIPVTLPILKDVSAIREQVKLLDGLILSGGRDVDPHFYGEEPLEKLEAIFPERDIHEMALIKSAIDLKKPILAICRGMQILNVTYGGTLYQDISYAPGEHIKHYQIGSPYQATHTIKIDKNSTLFKMADKMEIERVNSFHHQALKQVAKGLKVVATAPDGIIEAVEAENEDGIFVMGVQFHPEMMFDKSTFARGIFKKFINICIDSRPAEVILKNEIHHIEEHEEKNIDEKIKEFEDEEKKEFFRGDL